From the genome of uncultured Bacteroides sp.:
ATAGAGTTATTTGTTGCTTTTTGCTGGATTAATATGATGCTTGGGTGTCTATAAAAGCGAAGAAGGAGCGTTTCGCAACGATCCTTCCTCTGTAAGTTAAGTATAATTGTGAAGTTAAACTTTAATTTATTTTTTATTACTACTCATAACGCCTGTGTCTGTATCCTGGTTATTTAATCGTTTTTGCGAAGACTGATATTTACGTCCGAAGTTAAAGCTATATGATACCTGAATTGCAAATAAGCGTGATGTTTCCTTTATATATACCCAGTTCTTTGAAGGAGCTGAGGCGTTTAGATTTTCACTTCCTGCTTTCCAGTTATTTACAAACGGATTAATCATCATGGCGCCAAGACTAAGTTGTTTGTGTTTATACATAATTCCGAAGAGATGGTAATTTTCTCCAATTTCAAGAGTCTCTCCGAATAAATCGTTTTTGTGGTTCTGCATCTGGAAGAATGCCGACCAGTTTTTGTAGCTGGTATTTGCTTCCGCTCGCATGTACCAGTTTGTATATGTGTGATGGTAATTGTTTCCTTTGCTATCGAAATAACTCATTCCGGTTACAATCTTTGCTACGAAAATATCTTTGAAGGGATTGATTGATAATTCCATTTCGGTATTAAGTTTCTGCCAGCTTTTCTGATTGTCGTTGGTACGGATGAATTTGTTGTTTTCAACCCGGGTCTCTTCCATTATTGGCTTGTTATAGTACCAATGGCCAAGGAACAGACTTCCGCTGAATATACCTTTTGTAATATCATAATTCAAAGAATTGGTATATCTCATTACCGGTTTCAGGTTGCTGTTACCTCTTCTTATCTGCAAAGAATCGATGGATTGTTCAATATTTCCTAAATCGGATAGTGAAGGCTCTGTGCTGTAAATGTTACCGCGGTAACGAAGAAATGAGTTATCATTGAAATTATATTTTAAGCTGGCTGTAGGACGGAAGGTATAGTTATGGTATCCTTCGCCGCCCTGGTTAAACCATGAACGTGATCCGCCTATTCCCAAAGAATAATTGAACTTGTTAATTTTGCCCTGAAATTCAGTATAAACATAAGTTTCAGATTGCCTCATGTTTGTTAGCGATAAAGAATTTCCAGTATACTCATTGTTAGTGTAACTTTGTGTGTGCTTCACTCCGGCGCTTAAACGTCCGGCTTTAAATCCTTTCTCGTATATACCCTCGCCAATTATTGAGTATTTGCTTCCGTCAACATTAGTAAATAGGTCTGTTAATGTCTGTAAACCCTGTATTTCCTTATAATATCTTTGTGAGTTCGAATCAATATATGTTCCCACAATATTCAGGACTAATGATTGTTTATTTTTTAAATTGCGCTGATAGTAAAGATCTAAAGATGGAATATGCTCCCATGAAGAAGAACGGTCGGTCATATTTACACCATTTGATGGATTGTTTGTTGGATAAAGATAACTTTTAAAATTTGTTCTGGGGTTATCATTTACATTTGTTCTTAAAGTTGCGTTGAAGAACCAGTCCTGACCTTCCTGATAGTTATAGTTCATCTGCATATAATGCCAGTTCTTTGCCCACTTATCAGGAGTACCATCTTCCAGACGGGTAAGAGTTTTTCCGTCAGAGAAATTAAATGTCTCTGAGTTTTCTCGCCACATGTGATCCATTTCTCTGTAACCTCCATTGTAAAATATCCCAAACTCAGATTTTTTATAGTTGAATTTTGCGGTCACACTATTATCTCCGAAAGGAACATGAGGAGAGTTTGTGAAATCGAAAGCCAAAAAACCTCCACTTTCTTTTCTGCGGGTAATATAGTCAATTACCGCTTCTGCTCCTCCATATCGAAGTCCCGGATCATCATGATGTTCAATGCGCAGGATATCTTCCGGACGTAATGACATTACCTCTTGAATACTTGATTTTACTCCGTTTATTCTTAGCTGTACTTCACCACCACCTGATGCTGAAATTGTATTTCTTAACACGTCAACCTGAATACGTTTAAGATTTAGCTTCTGTAAGAGGTTGAATCCGTTAGTTGCTGCCTTCATCTGTTTTGAAGTTGGCAATAATATCTTTCTGTCGGCTTCGTTGATAATTTTGGCACCTGTCACCACTACTTCATTCAATGCTACTGCTGCAGAATCAATTTCAATATTTCCAAGGTCTACATCTTTATTGAAATCACGGATCTCAAGATTCTTAGTCTGATATCCAAGACTTGAAATCTGAAGGTTATAAATTCCTTTCTCAAGGTGTTCCATACTGAACTTACCTTTCATATCAGTCATTTCGCCTGTTACAAAGGTGGAGTCCGACTTCCTTAGAATCACATTAGCAAACTCAATTGGCTGTTTTGTAGCTGTAAGAATGTGTCCTTTTAATTGTAAAGTCTGTGCAAATGTTGCCTGGCATATAAATATCAAAACTAATACACTGAATATTTTTTTCATTTCAATTTTATTGCTTCATTCGTTAATGAATCTGTTATTTTGTTAGCGCTACATCCTTTAGACGCAAGTACCTTGCCAAAAGTTGCAGTTGTTTTTAAGTTTATTTTTTGTTTTTATGCTTTTAGCTCTTCTGAAATTGTAAATATTTAATCTTAACTTGTTGAATGCTAGATTGTAACCAAGCCTTTTATATGGTTCAGATTTAATAGGTAAATAATTAAATTTTAAGAAAAAAATATTCTTGATTCTTTTCTTTTTAGTTTGTAACGTGTTCTTTGATTATCCGAATATGAACAGAGTGTTCATATTCGGACATTTTATAGAGTGATGATACTTTTGGAAAGAATGTATATTAGTTCGCAAAAAAATATTCATTCTATTGGTGCTGATAAACAGCACTTTCTGTAATTGACTTTAATTTTGTTTAAAAAATAACTGCAGAAAGTTTTGCTAGTTTCAAAGAAAGCTATATCTTTGCATCGCTTTTGAAACGAAAGTGTCTCGGGCGTTTAGCTCAGCTGGTTCAGAGCATCTGCCTTACAAGCAGAGGGTCGGCGGTTCGAATCCGTCAACGCCCACTTCAAAATCCAGAGACTTTCGTTGATAAAACAAGGGCGTTTAGCTCAGCTGGTTCAGAGCATCTGCCTTACAAGCAGAGGGTCGGCGGTTCGAATCCGTCAACGCCCACATTAGATAGAAAGCTTCACAAGTATGTTTGTGAGGCTTTTTTTATTTCTTTACCTCTTTGATACAAACTTTTTCTTATTTGTGTAACTCTCTATTCAAATAAAAGAATTAATTTTGCAGTCTGATAATTATCATTACACTATGAAACTTGATTTACTTACGGCTATATCACCGATTGATGGCCGCTACAGAGGCAAAGCTGAGGCTTTAGCTGCTTACTTTTCTGAATTTGCATTGATTAAATATCGTGTGCAGGTTGAGATTGAGTATTTTATAACCTTGTGTGAACTGCCTTTGCCCCAGCTTAAAGGTGTTGGTGAAGATGTTTTTGAGTCTTTAAGAAGTATTTATCAAAACTTTTCTGAAGCCGATGCACAACGTATTAAGGATATTGAAAGTGTGACTAATCACGACGTAAAAGCTGTTGAGTATTTCATCAAAGAAGAATTTGATAAGCTTGGTGGTCTTGAAGAGTATAAAGAGTTTATACATTTCGGACTTACTTCTCAGGATATTAACAATACATCTATTCCATTGTCTATAAAGGAAGCGTTGAATAATGTTTATTATCCTTTGATTGAAGAGCTTATTGCACAGCTTAAACAATATGCAAATGATTGGACTAATGTTTCTATGCTTGCAAAGACTCATGGTCAGCCAGCTTCTCCAACGCGTTTGGGAAAAGAAATTATGGTTTTTGTTTACCGTTTGGAACGCCAGTTGGCTACGCTTAAAACTTGTCCGGTAACTGCTAAGTTTGGTGGTGCTACAGGTAATTATAATGCTCATCATGTAGCTTATCCTTCTTATGACTGGAAAGCTTTTGGTAATCGTTTCGTTTCAGAAAAACTAGGATTGGAACGTGAAGAGTATACAACACAAATTTCAAATTATGATAGCCTTTCTGCTGTTTTCGATGCGATGAAACGTATCAATGTTATCATGATTGACATGAATCGTGATTTCTGG
Proteins encoded in this window:
- a CDS encoding TonB-dependent receptor: MKKIFSVLVLIFICQATFAQTLQLKGHILTATKQPIEFANVILRKSDSTFVTGEMTDMKGKFSMEHLEKGIYNLQISSLGYQTKNLEIRDFNKDVDLGNIEIDSAAVALNEVVVTGAKIINEADRKILLPTSKQMKAATNGFNLLQKLNLKRIQVDVLRNTISASGGGEVQLRINGVKSSIQEVMSLRPEDILRIEHHDDPGLRYGGAEAVIDYITRRKESGGFLAFDFTNSPHVPFGDNSVTAKFNYKKSEFGIFYNGGYREMDHMWRENSETFNFSDGKTLTRLEDGTPDKWAKNWHYMQMNYNYQEGQDWFFNATLRTNVNDNPRTNFKSYLYPTNNPSNGVNMTDRSSSWEHIPSLDLYYQRNLKNKQSLVLNIVGTYIDSNSQRYYKEIQGLQTLTDLFTNVDGSKYSIIGEGIYEKGFKAGRLSAGVKHTQSYTNNEYTGNSLSLTNMRQSETYVYTEFQGKINKFNYSLGIGGSRSWFNQGGEGYHNYTFRPTASLKYNFNDNSFLRYRGNIYSTEPSLSDLGNIEQSIDSLQIRRGNSNLKPVMRYTNSLNYDITKGIFSGSLFLGHWYYNKPIMEETRVENNKFIRTNDNQKSWQKLNTEMELSINPFKDIFVAKIVTGMSYFDSKGNNYHHTYTNWYMRAEANTSYKNWSAFFQMQNHKNDLFGETLEIGENYHLFGIMYKHKQLSLGAMMINPFVNNWKAGSENLNASAPSKNWVYIKETSRLFAIQVSYSFNFGRKYQSSQKRLNNQDTDTGVMSSNKK
- the purB gene encoding adenylosuccinate lyase, which produces MKLDLLTAISPIDGRYRGKAEALAAYFSEFALIKYRVQVEIEYFITLCELPLPQLKGVGEDVFESLRSIYQNFSEADAQRIKDIESVTNHDVKAVEYFIKEEFDKLGGLEEYKEFIHFGLTSQDINNTSIPLSIKEALNNVYYPLIEELIAQLKQYANDWTNVSMLAKTHGQPASPTRLGKEIMVFVYRLERQLATLKTCPVTAKFGGATGNYNAHHVAYPSYDWKAFGNRFVSEKLGLEREEYTTQISNYDSLSAVFDAMKRINVIMIDMNRDFWLYISMEYFKQKIKAGEVGSSAMPHKVNPIDFENAEGNLGIANSILNHLAEKLPVSRLQRDLTDSTVLRNVGVPFGHVVIAIQSSLKGLRKLILNETAIYNDLDNCWSVVAEAIQTILRREAYPNPYEALKALTRTNQAITESSIKDFIEELNVSEDVKKELRCITPHSYTGI